The following proteins are co-located in the Trichormus variabilis 0441 genome:
- the pstB gene encoding phosphate ABC transporter ATP-binding protein PstB has product MSAFSLPSVNPSRADSEVILHAKVEAFYYDRFLALRNVYLPIYKNLITTLIGPSGCGKSTLLRCFNRLNDLIPQTRLQGQIIFKGRNIYHPLEDAVVLRRNIGMVFQKPNPFPKSIYNNVAFGLRIQGYRGDIDEIVEHSLRQAILWDEVKNKLKENALSLSGGQQQRLCIARMLAVQPEIILMDEPCSALDPTSTKQIEALIKEIKQQHTIVIVTHNMQQASRISDMTAFFNTEMIEGSRTGELVEYDHTPVIFQNPTREITRQYVNGYFG; this is encoded by the coding sequence ATGTCAGCCTTTTCTTTGCCATCTGTAAATCCTTCTAGAGCAGATAGCGAAGTTATTTTACATGCAAAGGTAGAGGCATTTTATTATGATAGATTTTTGGCCTTACGTAATGTTTACCTTCCTATCTACAAAAACCTAATTACAACTTTAATTGGACCTTCTGGCTGTGGTAAAAGCACATTACTCCGGTGTTTTAATCGTCTCAATGATCTTATTCCCCAAACTCGCTTACAAGGGCAAATTATTTTTAAAGGACGCAATATTTATCATCCTCTAGAAGATGCCGTAGTTCTACGCCGCAACATTGGGATGGTCTTCCAAAAGCCAAATCCCTTTCCAAAATCTATCTATAATAATGTTGCCTTTGGTCTCCGCATTCAGGGATATCGAGGAGATATAGATGAAATCGTTGAGCATTCATTACGTCAGGCTATCCTTTGGGATGAGGTCAAGAATAAACTTAAAGAAAATGCTCTATCTCTTTCTGGTGGTCAGCAACAAAGGTTGTGTATCGCGCGAATGCTGGCTGTACAACCAGAGATAATTCTTATGGATGAACCTTGCTCTGCTCTTGATCCAACATCAACCAAGCAAATTGAAGCATTAATAAAAGAAATTAAGCAACAACATACTATTGTGATTGTTACCCATAATATGCAACAGGCTTCACGAATCTCTGATATGACTGCATTTTTCAATACTGAAATGATAGAAGGAAGCCGTACTGGTGAATTAGTCGAATATGATCACACACCTGTAATTTTTCAAAATCCAACAAGAGAAATTACTCGGCAATATGTGAATGGTTATTTCGGTTGA
- a CDS encoding DUF5132 domain-containing protein, with product MSPKILPDVENLVEDLGVPGIAAIVLLPVIVPVVTGVGKPIAKTAIKGGILLYEKGKGVIAEVGETFEDTMAEAKAELAEQQSEAHMETIEPSTK from the coding sequence ATGTCACCTAAAATTTTACCAGATGTTGAAAATTTAGTAGAAGACCTTGGCGTTCCGGGTATTGCCGCGATAGTGCTTCTGCCAGTTATCGTTCCAGTAGTAACGGGTGTTGGTAAACCAATAGCTAAAACAGCCATAAAAGGCGGAATTCTCCTCTATGAAAAGGGTAAAGGAGTAATTGCCGAAGTTGGTGAAACTTTTGAGGATACTATGGCTGAAGCCAAGGCTGAACTCGCTGAACAACAATCTGAAGCTCACATGGAGACAATTGAACCATCTACTAAATAA
- the mgtA gene encoding magnesium-translocating P-type ATPase: MRHNWLNYGDFQILLRRVLHRNKKPKVESDISTKLSAKLLDISTKDLEILLRSLNTSIEGLSEIESEIHLEKYGLNEIARERPPKWYIQIFKTFQNPLVILLISLAIVSLMTGDIKAAVIIFIMVVFSVLLRFSQEFRSSLAAEKLREMVKTTATVSRKDQRQDIPPEMLQEYGITLHPHEAERKEISIKFLVPGDIIYLSAGDMIPADVRLITAKDLFISQGALTGESLPVEKHPTLPAGQTQSENPLELVNICFMGTNIVSGTGTAVVVQTGSNTYLGALAQTLVGQKTLSSFDKGVNGISFLLLRFMLVIAPLVFFINGLIKGNWTEAFFFALSVAVGLTPEMLPMIVTANLGRGAIAMSEKKVIVKNIDSIQSLGAMDILCTDKTGTLTQDKIILEMHLDVYGEENDEVLEYAYLNSFYQTGLKNLLDVAVLEHIELHESLKVEKDFRKIDEIPFDFIRRRMSVVVEETHHKHILICKGAVEEILQVCTQVQGNEQIVPMDESAHTQTLQLDKDLNEDGLRVIAVAYKELPPDQLTYSVVDESNLILLGFIAFLDPPKESAAQAINALNRNGIQVKILTGDNEIITRKTCKDVGLYVHHTLLGNEVEKLSDEELAEIAVTTTIFAKLSPLQKARIIQVLRRKNHIVGFLGDGINDAAALREADVGISVDTAVDIAKESADIILLEKSLLVLEAGVNEGRKTFGNIVKYIKMGTSSNFGNMFSMLGASALLPFLPMNPVQILLNNLLYDFSQTGIPFDHVDPEYLTKPRKWQINDIQKFMLYIGPMSSIFDYGTFALMWFVFGANSVEKQALFQTGWFVESLLTQTLIVHIIRTAKIPLIQSTAALPTLLVTVTIMTLGIYIPFSPIASGLGFVPLPASYFLWLGLILSSYCVLTQLVKTWFVKKYGYN, encoded by the coding sequence ATGAGACACAATTGGCTCAATTATGGTGATTTTCAAATATTGCTGAGACGGGTGTTACATAGAAATAAAAAGCCAAAAGTAGAATCTGATATTTCTACAAAATTATCAGCAAAACTTCTTGATATTTCTACAAAAGATTTAGAAATATTACTGCGATCGCTCAATACATCCATTGAAGGTTTAAGTGAAATTGAATCGGAAATTCATTTAGAAAAATACGGATTAAATGAAATTGCCCGTGAGAGACCACCAAAATGGTATATTCAGATATTTAAAACTTTTCAAAATCCTTTAGTTATTCTCTTGATATCTTTGGCAATCGTCTCCTTGATGACAGGTGATATCAAAGCCGCCGTGATTATTTTCATCATGGTTGTCTTTAGTGTGTTGCTACGTTTTTCTCAAGAGTTTCGTTCTAGTCTAGCCGCCGAAAAACTCCGAGAAATGGTCAAAACAACTGCAACTGTTAGCCGCAAAGATCAGCGTCAAGATATTCCCCCAGAAATGCTTCAAGAATATGGTATTACTCTCCATCCCCATGAAGCAGAAAGAAAAGAAATTTCCATCAAGTTTTTAGTCCCAGGAGATATTATTTACCTCTCAGCCGGAGATATGATTCCCGCAGATGTGAGATTAATTACTGCTAAAGATTTATTTATCAGTCAGGGTGCGTTAACAGGAGAATCTCTACCCGTAGAAAAACATCCTACTTTACCCGCAGGTCAAACCCAAAGCGAAAACCCACTAGAATTAGTGAACATTTGTTTTATGGGTACTAACATTGTTAGCGGTACAGGTACGGCAGTAGTGGTACAAACTGGTAGCAATACTTACTTAGGTGCATTAGCTCAAACTCTGGTCGGTCAGAAAACACTCTCTAGTTTTGACAAAGGAGTAAATGGCATTAGCTTCTTGCTATTGCGGTTTATGCTGGTCATTGCACCTTTAGTATTTTTCATCAATGGCTTAATTAAAGGTAATTGGACAGAGGCTTTCTTTTTTGCGTTATCTGTAGCTGTAGGGTTAACGCCAGAGATGCTACCGATGATTGTAACGGCTAATTTGGGTAGAGGTGCGATCGCTATGTCTGAGAAAAAAGTGATCGTCAAAAATATCGACTCCATCCAAAGCCTTGGTGCAATGGATATTCTTTGTACCGATAAAACAGGTACTCTCACCCAAGATAAAATTATTTTGGAAATGCACCTGGATGTTTATGGTGAAGAAAATGACGAAGTTTTAGAGTATGCCTATCTCAATAGCTTTTATCAAACAGGGTTAAAAAACTTACTAGATGTAGCTGTACTCGAACACATCGAGTTACACGAATCTCTGAAAGTTGAAAAAGATTTCCGCAAAATTGATGAAATTCCTTTTGATTTTATCCGCCGTCGGATGTCGGTAGTAGTAGAAGAAACTCATCACAAGCATATATTAATTTGCAAAGGCGCAGTCGAAGAAATTCTGCAAGTTTGTACCCAAGTCCAAGGTAATGAACAGATTGTACCGATGGATGAATCAGCCCACACCCAAACGCTGCAATTAGACAAGGATTTAAATGAAGATGGTTTACGGGTGATTGCTGTTGCTTATAAAGAACTACCACCCGACCAACTCACATACTCAGTTGTCGATGAGTCTAATCTGATTCTACTAGGGTTCATTGCTTTTCTCGACCCTCCTAAAGAATCAGCAGCCCAAGCAATTAACGCCCTGAATCGCAATGGCATCCAAGTAAAAATCTTAACAGGTGATAATGAAATTATTACTCGCAAAACCTGTAAAGATGTGGGTTTATACGTTCACCACACACTCTTGGGTAACGAAGTTGAAAAATTATCTGATGAGGAATTAGCAGAAATAGCAGTCACAACAACTATTTTTGCCAAACTATCTCCCCTACAAAAAGCTAGAATCATTCAAGTTTTACGCCGTAAAAATCACATAGTCGGCTTTTTGGGGGATGGAATTAATGATGCAGCAGCTTTACGAGAAGCTGATGTTGGTATCTCTGTGGACACAGCCGTAGATATTGCCAAAGAGTCAGCAGATATTATCCTGTTAGAAAAAAGCTTGTTGGTACTGGAAGCAGGTGTAAATGAAGGGCGCAAGACCTTCGGCAATATTGTTAAATATATCAAAATGGGTACAAGTTCCAACTTTGGCAATATGTTCAGTATGTTGGGAGCAAGTGCCTTGCTACCATTTTTACCAATGAATCCAGTACAAATACTTTTAAATAATCTACTCTACGATTTTTCCCAAACTGGCATTCCCTTCGATCATGTAGATCCAGAATACCTAACTAAACCGCGTAAATGGCAGATTAATGATATCCAGAAGTTTATGCTCTACATCGGCCCCATGAGTTCGATTTTTGACTATGGGACATTTGCTTTAATGTGGTTTGTCTTTGGTGCTAACTCGGTAGAAAAACAAGCACTATTTCAAACAGGTTGGTTTGTCGAAAGTTTATTAACCCAAACCCTCATTGTTCACATTATCCGTACTGCGAAAATTCCCCTCATTCAAAGTACAGCAGCGTTGCCTACGCTACTAGTGACCGTGACAATTATGACACTGGGAATTTATATTCCTTTCTCTCCGATTGCATCCGGTTTAGGATTTGTGCCTTTACCCGCCAGCTATTTTCTCTGGTTAGGGTTGATTTTATCTAGTTACTGTGTATTGACACAGTTAGTAAAAACCTGGTTTGTGAAAAAATACGGCTACAACTAA
- a CDS encoding RNA polymerase sigma factor, RpoD/SigA family yields MPTVNTHTEDTNTKFTADMVRTYLREIGRVPLLTREQEIVYGKQVQQMMSLIDAKEALAKKLDREPSLPEWADHVQKSETEVKQTVTQGKRAKQKMIEANLRLVVAIAKKYQKRNMEFLDLIQEGTLGLERGVEKFDPMRGYKFSTYAYWWIRQAITRAIAQQGRTIRLPIHITEKLNKIKKVQRELAQTLGRSPSPAEIAKELELEPAQIREYLNMARQPVSLDVKVGDNQDTELQEMLEDEGPSPEYYTTQEFLRQDLNTLLAELTPQQREVVALRFGLLDGNELSLAKVGERLNLSRERVRQLEHQALAHLRRRRANVKEYVAS; encoded by the coding sequence ATGCCTACTGTTAACACCCACACAGAAGACACAAATACCAAATTCACGGCTGATATGGTGCGAACCTATCTGCGCGAAATTGGTCGTGTACCCCTGCTCACCCGTGAGCAAGAGATTGTTTACGGGAAGCAGGTGCAGCAAATGATGTCGCTGATTGACGCTAAAGAGGCTTTAGCGAAAAAATTGGATCGAGAACCGAGTTTACCAGAGTGGGCTGACCACGTTCAAAAGTCTGAAACAGAGGTGAAACAGACTGTAACTCAGGGTAAGCGAGCCAAGCAAAAAATGATTGAAGCGAACCTGCGTTTGGTAGTGGCGATTGCCAAGAAATACCAAAAGCGGAACATGGAGTTCCTAGATTTAATCCAAGAAGGAACTCTAGGACTAGAAAGAGGCGTAGAGAAGTTTGACCCGATGAGGGGTTACAAATTCTCAACCTACGCTTACTGGTGGATTCGCCAAGCGATTACCCGTGCGATCGCTCAACAAGGTCGTACCATCAGGTTACCTATCCATATTACCGAGAAACTAAACAAAATCAAAAAAGTTCAACGCGAACTAGCTCAAACCTTGGGGCGTTCTCCTTCACCGGCAGAAATCGCCAAAGAACTAGAACTAGAACCTGCTCAGATTCGTGAGTATCTGAACATGGCGCGTCAACCAGTTTCTCTCGATGTGAAAGTTGGTGACAACCAGGATACAGAACTGCAAGAAATGCTCGAAGATGAAGGCCCATCACCAGAGTATTACACCACTCAAGAATTCTTGCGCCAAGACTTGAATACTCTCTTGGCAGAACTCACACCCCAACAGCGAGAAGTCGTAGCCTTGCGCTTTGGCTTACTAGACGGTAACGAATTGTCCTTGGCGAAAGTCGGTGAACGATTGAACCTCAGTCGTGAACGCGTCCGCCAATTAGAACATCAAGCACTAGCTCATCTGCGTCGCCGTCGAGCCAATGTCAAAGAATACGTCGCCAGCTAA
- a CDS encoding helicase HerA domain-containing protein: protein MTNDNPQQPLGSVIQGSLTEGLEVRLHPDISVEDMRVGKFLVVQGMRSRFFCMLTDVALGTANARIIASPPSWEDTFLRDVLAGSGTYGTINLSPMLMFTPESNESLTATDGKSVNPFVPSSTGLASFQPQTSTTMELLPVKTIPSHFSQVYEASVDDFRRVFGWEDDIQRKNFSIGKPLDMDVPVCIDLNRFVERSNGVFGKSGTGKSFLTRLLLAGVIRKNAAVNLIFDMHSEYGWEAVAEGKNVNTVKGLKQLFPGRVEVYTLDPESTKRRGVRDSQELYLSYEQIEVEDIKLCSRDLGLSEAALDNANILYSEFGKSWIVQLLNMTNEEIEMFCDEKRGHKGSIMALQRKLLRLDGLKYMRAVCPQNYINKILQSLEAGKNVVIEFGSQSNMLSYMLVTNMITRRIHEHYVRKADKFLQSKNPSDRPTPLMITIEEAHRFLDPAIVQSTIFGTIARELRKYFVTLLVVDQRPSGIDNEVMSQIGTRITALLNDDKDIDAIFTGVSGAGGLRSVLAKLDSKQQALILGHAVPMPVVVRTRPYDSTFYAEIGDAAWEEKPDAEVFAAAELAKADLGF, encoded by the coding sequence ATGACCAATGACAATCCACAACAACCATTAGGTTCAGTAATTCAAGGTTCTCTCACTGAGGGTTTAGAAGTGCGCTTACACCCGGATATTTCCGTTGAGGATATGCGGGTAGGTAAGTTTTTGGTAGTCCAAGGGATGCGATCGCGCTTTTTCTGTATGCTGACAGATGTAGCCTTGGGAACTGCTAACGCGCGCATTATTGCTAGTCCCCCCAGTTGGGAGGACACTTTTTTACGGGACGTTTTAGCCGGGAGTGGGACTTATGGAACGATTAACCTCTCACCAATGCTAATGTTCACCCCTGAATCTAATGAGTCTTTGACAGCAACAGATGGTAAATCTGTAAATCCTTTTGTCCCATCTTCCACAGGTTTGGCTTCTTTTCAACCCCAAACTAGTACGACGATGGAATTACTCCCCGTGAAAACTATCCCCAGTCACTTCAGCCAAGTTTATGAAGCCAGCGTGGATGATTTTCGGCGAGTGTTTGGTTGGGAAGACGACATCCAACGGAAAAACTTTTCCATTGGTAAACCCTTAGATATGGATGTTCCCGTATGTATTGATTTAAATCGGTTTGTCGAACGTAGTAACGGAGTGTTTGGTAAATCGGGTACGGGTAAATCTTTCCTCACCCGCTTACTCTTAGCTGGGGTGATTCGTAAGAATGCGGCGGTTAACTTGATATTTGATATGCACTCCGAATATGGCTGGGAAGCAGTAGCGGAAGGAAAGAATGTCAACACCGTTAAGGGACTCAAGCAACTGTTTCCGGGGAGAGTCGAAGTATATACCCTCGACCCGGAATCAACCAAGCGCCGGGGTGTCAGAGATTCCCAAGAACTTTATTTGAGTTATGAGCAAATCGAAGTCGAAGATATTAAATTATGTAGTCGAGATTTAGGCTTATCGGAAGCAGCCTTAGATAACGCCAACATCTTATATAGTGAATTCGGCAAATCTTGGATTGTCCAACTGCTGAATATGACTAATGAAGAAATTGAGATGTTTTGTGATGAGAAGCGGGGACACAAAGGCTCAATTATGGCGTTACAGCGTAAACTCTTACGCTTAGATGGTCTTAAATATATGCGGGCAGTTTGCCCCCAAAATTATATTAATAAAATTTTACAATCTTTAGAAGCCGGCAAAAATGTCGTTATAGAATTTGGTTCCCAGTCGAATATGCTCTCTTATATGCTGGTGACTAACATGATCACCAGACGGATTCATGAGCATTACGTCCGCAAAGCTGATAAATTCCTACAAAGCAAAAATCCCAGCGATCGCCCAACGCCATTAATGATTACAATAGAAGAAGCGCATCGCTTTCTAGACCCGGCGATCGTTCAAAGTACTATATTCGGCACAATTGCCCGTGAACTGCGTAAATATTTCGTCACCCTTTTGGTAGTTGATCAACGACCTTCAGGCATAGATAATGAAGTTATGTCCCAAATTGGGACACGCATCACCGCCTTACTAAATGACGACAAAGACATTGATGCCATCTTCACCGGCGTATCAGGGGCTGGTGGTCTCAGGTCAGTTTTAGCCAAGCTAGACTCCAAGCAACAAGCTTTAATTTTAGGTCATGCCGTACCTATGCCTGTGGTAGTCCGGACTCGCCCCTATGATTCAACCTTCTATGCGGAAATTGGCGATGCAGCATGGGAAGAAAAACCAGACGCAGAAGTATTCGCAGCAGCTGAACTAGCCAAAGCCGATTTGGGATTCTAG
- a CDS encoding glutathione S-transferase family protein, which yields MLELYQWEFSQYSEKVRLILDYKGLEYRKIEVTPGIGQVELFRLTGQKQVPVLKDGNRYISDSTAIAKYLDLEYPDRPLLPTDPKQRGLTLLIEEWADESIGIKGRKALFSAISQDQSFRKALLPTSTPDVLKTLVEGVPTDLLTVLGFGVGYSPDVVKSAIADLKQDLEALTLLLADSPYLTGDEPTLADLAVAGLSILLKFPEGSYLDLPASIAGKGVPSLADNPDYAAFFAWRDRIYTQFRKPLIGKPPTGGAPTSIQID from the coding sequence ATGTTAGAATTATACCAATGGGAGTTCTCCCAATACTCAGAAAAAGTACGGCTAATTCTCGATTACAAAGGATTAGAATATCGCAAAATTGAGGTTACCCCAGGAATTGGACAGGTAGAGTTATTCAGGTTAACTGGACAAAAACAAGTGCCAGTCTTGAAAGATGGTAACAGATATATTTCCGACTCAACAGCGATCGCCAAATATTTAGACTTAGAATATCCAGACCGTCCTCTTTTACCAACAGACCCCAAACAAAGAGGTTTAACTTTATTAATAGAAGAATGGGCTGATGAGTCCATCGGTATTAAAGGAAGAAAAGCACTATTTTCAGCTATCAGTCAAGACCAAAGTTTCCGCAAAGCTTTATTACCCACCTCCACACCAGACGTACTCAAAACCTTAGTTGAAGGCGTACCCACAGATTTGCTGACAGTTTTGGGATTTGGTGTTGGTTATAGTCCAGATGTGGTTAAGTCAGCGATCGCAGATTTAAAACAAGACCTAGAAGCACTTACACTATTGTTAGCAGATAGTCCTTATTTAACCGGGGACGAACCCACTTTGGCTGATTTAGCCGTAGCTGGTTTATCAATACTGTTAAAATTCCCAGAGGGTTCTTATTTAGACTTACCCGCCAGTATTGCAGGTAAAGGTGTACCATCATTAGCCGATAACCCTGATTATGCAGCCTTTTTTGCCTGGCGCGATCGCATCTACACCCAATTCCGCAAACCCCTAATTGGTAAACCACCCACCGGTGGCGCGCCTACGTCTATTCAAATTGATTAG
- a CDS encoding fasciclin domain-containing protein codes for MRVNQNKLLTNLVGVVTLAGASLSITLPSGAREVLNPNPTIFQEAHYNRGQRIQANVNQITKDNSKKQVAQNTGRTNPRPSIFNEPPYNRGSRTSPTPVTPPETQPTTETPTTQPPAAETTNTDSKNLLALVQSNNSFTTLNKALQAAGLTETLQGKDNLTIFAPTDAAFAKLPQDALQALLQPDNKEVLLKVLTYHVVPGNVLSTDLKSGEVKSVEGGTINVKVDKQGVSVNDAKVIQADIKASNGVIHAIDTVILPADL; via the coding sequence ATGAGGGTGAATCAAAACAAACTGCTGACCAATTTGGTAGGTGTAGTGACGTTAGCAGGCGCTAGCCTCTCAATCACCTTACCATCGGGAGCAAGAGAAGTATTAAATCCCAATCCTACTATTTTCCAAGAAGCTCACTATAATCGGGGTCAACGGATTCAAGCAAATGTTAACCAGATAACAAAAGACAACAGCAAGAAACAGGTAGCACAAAATACAGGACGTACTAATCCTAGACCAAGTATTTTTAACGAGCCTCCCTATAACCGTGGTAGCCGTACTTCACCCACTCCAGTTACTCCTCCAGAAACCCAACCTACAACAGAAACACCCACAACACAACCACCAGCAGCAGAAACAACTAACACAGACTCGAAAAATCTGTTAGCGTTGGTGCAATCAAATAACTCTTTTACCACTCTCAACAAAGCATTACAAGCAGCCGGACTAACAGAAACTTTACAAGGCAAAGATAACTTAACAATTTTTGCTCCTACCGATGCTGCATTTGCTAAATTGCCACAAGATGCTCTACAAGCATTATTACAACCAGATAATAAAGAAGTATTACTCAAGGTGCTAACTTACCATGTTGTTCCTGGTAATGTTTTATCCACTGATTTGAAATCTGGTGAAGTGAAAAGCGTCGAAGGTGGCACAATTAATGTAAAAGTTGATAAGCAAGGTGTCAGCGTCAACGATGCGAAAGTAATACAAGCAGATATCAAAGCCTCTAATGGCGTAATCCATGCGATCGATACAGTAATTTTGCCTGCTGATTTGTAG
- a CDS encoding YqaE/Pmp3 family membrane protein, with translation MDLIRLLCAIFFPPLGVFLQVGIGKDFWINILLTLFGYIPGIVHAVWVIAKK, from the coding sequence ATGGATTTAATTCGGCTTTTATGTGCTATTTTCTTCCCACCTTTGGGAGTATTTCTACAAGTTGGTATAGGTAAGGATTTTTGGATTAATATACTTTTGACTTTGTTCGGTTATATTCCGGGAATTGTTCACGCAGTTTGGGTAATTGCCAAGAAGTAA
- a CDS encoding translation initiation factor, with protein MSSSNSKSSDKRFVYREFGNDNSAALERPTPELPPQQQNVRVQATRAGRKGKTVTVITGFQTKPEVLADLVKQLKTQCGTGGTVKDNEIEIQGEHKQKILEILIKLGYKAKISGG; from the coding sequence ATGTCTTCTTCCAATTCCAAATCTTCTGACAAGCGCTTTGTGTATCGTGAATTTGGCAACGATAACTCCGCCGCCTTAGAAAGACCAACTCCCGAACTACCTCCACAACAACAAAATGTCAGAGTGCAGGCTACTCGCGCCGGCCGCAAAGGAAAAACTGTCACTGTGATAACTGGTTTTCAAACTAAACCAGAAGTATTGGCAGATTTAGTAAAACAGTTAAAAACTCAATGTGGTACAGGTGGAACGGTTAAAGATAACGAAATTGAAATTCAAGGTGAACATAAACAGAAAATTTTAGAGATTTTGATTAAGTTAGGCTACAAAGCCAAAATTAGTGGCGGATGA
- the trpB gene encoding tryptophan synthase subunit beta, producing the protein MTTTPLSPSTPSNAQVPDIQGRFGRFGGKYVPETLMPALAELETAYQKYRHDPGFQAELQQLLRDYVGRATPLYFAERLTAHYARPDGTGAQIYLKREDLNHTGAHKINNALGQVLLAKRMGKQRIIAETGAGQHGVATATVCARFGLECVIYMGVHDMERQALNVFRMRLMGAEVRPVEAGTGTLKDATSEAIRDWVTNVETTHYILGSVAGPHPYPMMVRDFHAVIGQETRAQALEKWGGLPDILLACVGGGSNAMGLFYEFVNESSIRLIGVEAAGEGVNTEKHAATLTKGRVGVLHGAMSYLLQDEDGQVIEAHSISAGLDYPGVGPEHSYLKDVGRAEYYSVTDEQALAAFQRLSRLEGIIPALETAHAIAYLETLCPQLDGSPRIIINCSGRGDKDVQTVAKFLIPQ; encoded by the coding sequence GTGACTACCACTCCCCTTTCTCCAAGTACCCCCTCAAATGCTCAGGTTCCCGATATCCAAGGACGCTTTGGACGCTTTGGCGGTAAGTATGTGCCGGAAACCTTGATGCCGGCTTTGGCTGAATTAGAAACAGCTTATCAAAAATACCGCCATGACCCTGGTTTTCAAGCAGAACTGCAACAATTATTACGGGACTACGTAGGACGTGCGACACCGTTGTATTTTGCAGAACGCCTCACTGCCCATTATGCCCGACCAGATGGTACAGGAGCGCAAATTTACTTAAAACGCGAAGATTTAAATCATACAGGTGCTCATAAAATTAATAACGCCCTTGGTCAAGTATTATTAGCCAAGCGCATGGGTAAGCAGCGCATTATTGCCGAAACCGGTGCTGGACAACATGGTGTAGCAACGGCTACAGTTTGCGCTCGGTTTGGGTTGGAATGTGTGATTTATATGGGTGTTCACGATATGGAACGCCAAGCTTTGAATGTGTTTAGAATGCGGCTGATGGGGGCTGAAGTTCGTCCAGTAGAGGCTGGGACTGGAACTCTCAAGGACGCTACATCTGAGGCAATTCGGGATTGGGTGACGAATGTGGAAACTACTCACTACATTTTGGGTTCCGTCGCCGGGCCTCATCCTTACCCAATGATGGTACGGGATTTTCATGCAGTCATTGGGCAAGAAACTCGCGCTCAAGCTTTGGAAAAATGGGGTGGTTTACCCGATATTCTCTTGGCTTGTGTGGGTGGCGGGTCTAATGCGATGGGCTTATTTTACGAGTTTGTGAATGAGTCATCCATTAGGTTAATTGGAGTAGAAGCAGCTGGGGAAGGTGTCAATACAGAAAAGCACGCTGCCACCTTGACAAAAGGGCGCGTTGGTGTATTACACGGGGCGATGAGTTATCTGCTGCAAGATGAGGATGGCCAGGTAATTGAAGCGCACTCGATTAGCGCGGGGTTAGATTACCCTGGTGTGGGGCCAGAACACAGCTATTTGAAGGATGTTGGTCGTGCAGAATATTACAGTGTGACGGATGAGCAAGCTTTGGCTGCGTTCCAGCGATTATCCCGCTTGGAAGGAATTATCCCAGCCCTGGAAACAGCCCATGCGATCGCCTACTTAGAAACCCTCTGTCCTCAACTTGACGGTAGCCCCCGCATTATTATCAACTGCTCTGGACGCGGTGATAAAGATGTCCAAACTGTAGCTAAGTTTTTAATCCCACAATAA